Proteins encoded in a region of the Novibacillus thermophilus genome:
- a CDS encoding carbohydrate ABC transporter permease, translated as MKKSLVPRIISHAILSLGALTMIIPFLWMISTSLKDIGEVFIFPPTLFGDKIRWENYLHVFERFPFHLFFLNSLKITLTLVLAQLITCSLAAYVFARLQFRLRDLLFGIYLATLMVPAQVTIIPNFILMRFYDLVDTHAALILPNIVSAFGTFLLRQYFLTIPTALEDAAKIDGCTPFGVYWRIYLPLSKPALATLGVFIFMGTWNDFLSPLIFINSVERMTLPLGLANMQGLYSTDWPVLMAGTVLSLLPIIIVFFLAQEFIIKGVTLSGLKDL; from the coding sequence ATGAAAAAGAGTCTGGTTCCCCGCATCATTTCTCATGCTATCCTTAGTTTAGGTGCATTAACAATGATTATTCCATTTTTGTGGATGATAAGTACCTCATTAAAGGATATAGGAGAAGTGTTTATATTTCCCCCTACACTTTTTGGGGATAAAATTCGTTGGGAAAATTATTTGCATGTTTTTGAGCGTTTTCCTTTTCATTTATTTTTTTTAAACAGTTTGAAGATAACGCTTACTTTGGTGCTTGCTCAGTTAATTACCTGTTCTCTTGCTGCGTATGTATTTGCTCGACTTCAGTTTCGACTTAGAGATTTATTATTTGGAATATATCTTGCAACCCTGATGGTCCCCGCCCAAGTTACAATCATTCCTAATTTCATTTTGATGCGTTTCTATGACTTAGTTGATACTCATGCTGCACTAATTTTGCCAAACATAGTTTCAGCTTTTGGAACATTCCTTTTGCGGCAATACTTCTTAACTATTCCTACAGCACTTGAAGATGCAGCAAAAATAGATGGATGCACCCCTTTTGGTGTTTATTGGAGAATATATTTACCATTATCAAAGCCAGCTCTGGCTACTTTAGGAGTCTTTATTTTTATGGGTACGTGGAACGACTTCTTATCCCCGTTGATTTTTATCAATTCCGTTGAAAGAATGACTTTGCCCTTGGGACTTGCAAACATGCAAGGATTATACTCAACCGATTGGCCAGTGTTGATGGCTGGTACAGTGCTCAGCCTTTTGCCAATTATTATTGTTTTCTTCTTAGCTCAGGAATTTATTATCAAGGGAGTCACTTTATCAGGGTTAAAAGATTTGTAA